The proteins below are encoded in one region of Antennarius striatus isolate MH-2024 chromosome 7, ASM4005453v1, whole genome shotgun sequence:
- the hapln4 gene encoding hyaluronan and proteoglycan link protein 4, giving the protein MQPWPLTFMCFMLTSGLSVMSLPADTGKGRRKVVHVLEDDSGAVIVQTAPGNVVTHRGGSITLPCRFHHEPENIDPARIRIKWTKVTDMLQFEDVFVSLGRQQRVFGPYRGRVFLEQGGPGDASVVIQNVTLEDYGRYECEVTNDMEDDMGFVNLDLEGVVFPYYPQAGRYKLNYHQAEDACKQQDAILASHSQLHKAWLEGLDWCNAGWLEDGSVQYPISHPRDHCGHKDTPVGIRNYGYRQKEDEHYDSFCFTSKLNGKVYFLKRFKKVNYAEAMKACIRSGSVIAKVGQLYAAWKFQLLDRCEAGWLEDGSIRYPIVNPRNRCGGAQPGVRHLGFPDRKFRLYGVYCFRKNEDETVEGTEPIRDPTDIFKRRMNSNTMPTNITRML; this is encoded by the exons ATG CAGCCGTGGCCTCTCACTTTCATGTGTTTCATGCTGACTTCTGGGCTCTCAGTGATGTCACTGCCTGCTGATACAGGCAAGGGAAGGAGGAAGGTGGTGCATGTGCTCG AGGATGACAGTGGAGCAGTGATAGTGCAGACAGCTCCTGGTAATGTGGTGACACATCGAGGTGGTTCCATCACTCTGCCCTGCAGATTCCACCATGAGCCAGAGAACATCGATCCTGCCAGGATCAGGATCAAATGGACCAAAGTTACTGACATGCTGCAGTTTGAGGATGTTTTTGTATCGCTTGGAAG ACAGCAGCGAGTATTCGGACCGTACAGAGGCCGAGTGTTTCTGGAGCAGGGGGGACCAGGTGACGCCTCTGTGGTCATCCAGAACGTCACATTGGAGGACTATGGACGCTACGAGTGTGAAGTCACTAATGACATGGAAGATGATATGGGATTTGTCAACCTAGATCTAGAAG GAGTGGTGTTTCCCTACTACCCACAGGCGGGGCGCTACAAACTCAACTATCACCAGGCAGAGGATGCATGCAAACAACAGGATGCCATTCTGGCCTCCCATTCTCAGCTACACAAG GCCTGGCTGGAAGGGCTAGACTGGTGTAATGCTGGCTGGCTGGAGGATGGCTCAGTGCAGTACCCCATCTCTCATCCCAGAGACCATTGTGGGCACAAGGACACCCCTGTTGGCATTCGTAACTATGGCTACAGGCAGAAAGAGGATGAACACTATGACAGTTTCTGCTTCACGTCCAAGCTCAATG GTAAAGTGTATTTCCTAAAACGCTTCAAGAAGGTGAACTATGCCGAGGCGATGAAGGCTTGCATTCGGAGTGGATCAGTGATAGCCAAAGTGGGTCAGCTGTACGCTGCATGGAAGTTCCAGCTTCTGGACCGCTGTGAAGCTGGCTGGTTGGAGGATGGCAGCATCCGTTACCCCATAGTCAACCCCCGTAATCGCTGTGGAGGAGCCCAGCCAGGGGTTCGACACCTGGGTTTCCCGGATAGAAAATTCCGCCTCTACGGGGTCTACTGTTTCCGCAAGAATGAGGATGAAACAGTAGAGGGTACTGAACCCATAAGAGATCCCACAGATATCTTTAAAAGGAGGATGAACAGTAACACTATGCCTACAAACATCACAAGGATGCTCTAA